In the Mycolicibacter minnesotensis genome, TCGGTGATGGCCTTCAGCGGCTTCCAGCCCGGCGGTGGTGTCTCGGGCAATGGCGCGGGGTCGGGCTGCGCGGGAATGTCCACGCTCTCGGTCAGATGCCGCCCGCACAACACCTCGGCCAGCAGCCTGACCTGCTCGCGCCGGTCGGTGACGCCGTACTCGCGCGCTATCGCGCACAGCACGATGGCGTGATTGACGAAACCCGCCAAATCACCCACCGGCAGCACCCGCGACAGGAAGCCGAACGCCCCAGGGGAAGCCACTACCAGGGTGTTCAGCGCCCCAACCCGATGCACCCACCAGTGCACCCGCTGCTCGCGGCTCATCCGGTCCCACGCTGCTGTGCCGGGCAGGTCCGCGGCATTGATCAGCTGCGCCCCGGCGTTGAGGGCGCGATTGGTGACGCTGGGGCCGCGGCCGGCCTCGTGCCGGCGCCGCCGGAGCTGAAACCTGCGGATGCGATGGCTCAGGCCGCGCGGCGGCGTGAGCAGTCGGCGGGTGCGCCTGCGCAGCCCTATCGGATCGGCCTGCGAGAGCAGGTCGAGCAGCGGGTCGATGACCGCGACCGCGCGGCTCAACGCATCGGCGACCTCGGCGTCGGTGAGGGTGGCGTGCGGCTTCGGGAATAGGCCCATACCGGTGATTGTGCCTTTGCCACGGATCGCCGAAGCGACAAACCGCTGCTGGACGTCTGCAGCCAAACGATTAGGCAGTACCCGGCGCTGTGGGCAGGGTTTGTTTCCTGTGAGATTTCATGTGCTGTTGCAAAGAAAAAACATGGTGGACACATATCGTGGTTAGCCTTTGGGCCATGAGAATCGTCGCCGCTTCAGTCATGCTCGCTGCTGCGCTCACGGGCGTGGTCACACCTGTCACAGCCTCCGCGGACGGGCCCGTCCCCAGCCCGGATGAGGTTCTCGGCGTCATGGCCGAGCTGACCAACCCGGACATCCCCGCGGTGGCCAAGGGCAACATCGTCGCCCCCGGGTTCTCCCCGGAGGAGGCGCAGACCATCGACCAGCGTCTGCGTGAGTCCCAAGAGGCCGGCCTGCTGCCGTACCACTTCGTGGTGAGCGACATCCAGCCCGCGCCGGGCAATTTCGCCGGTGCGACGGTCACGTCCGAGGGCGGCTTTCACGACCAGAGCGCGCCCGAGCACATTGTTTTGACTGAGCAGGGCGGGCGGTGGCTGATCACGCATGACACCGCGGTGACGGCGCTGGACAACTTCTGGCACAACGCCAACCGGCCGTTCGTGCCGATCGTCCCGTGGGTTAAGTAACGGGCTTTCCCGGTATTCGCACTCGGCGGCCCCGCGACACCCGTGTCGCGGGGGTTCGCGCTATCTGCGGAGCCGATGACGGGAATCGAACCCGCGTATTCAGCTTGGGAAGCTGATTCAGTGCGTGCGTCGCTGGCCGGTGGAGTGCATCGGGGCCTATGACCAGTGAGTTTGGGTACATCAGCGTGCGCCGTGGCGGATGGATGTCTCGGTGAAAAGTGACACGCTCGTGACAGCGGGACTCAAGTAGGCGCAGTGAAAACGTGGTCACGGGTTCTGTGCCGCCATTCCCGTTGTAAAGTCTCCGCCGGGAGGGTCGGTTGAACGCTACTGGGCACTATCAAGTGTGGAACGGCAACGAATGGCAAGACTATTGCCTTCGTTTGTTGAAGGCTCGGTACGCTAATCATCGGCTACAAGAGGTGCCGGATCGTGACCGGGGAGACCTTGGCGTTGAGGCATTCACGCACGACGGCGTAGCATTTCAGTGCTATGCAGCGGAAGAGCCGCTTGATGTAAAAGAGCTGTATGAAAAGCAACGGAGCAAGCTTACTTCCGATCTAAACAAACTAAATAGAGCGACAAAACGCCAAGAGCTAATCGCACTCTTTAACGGCGTGAAGATCCACACATACGTCTTTATGGTTCCCAGGCATGAATCGAAGGAACTTGTAAAACATGCGCAAGCTAAAGCGTTAGAGGTTCGCGGCTGGAACCTGCCGTTCATTGCAGACGATTTCGCCATTACCGTCGAAACTGATGAAAATTATGACTGCGAACGCGATCAAATATGGTCCATACCGCGCCCACTGATAGACGACCGGCCAATAGGCGGTGTGGAGATCGCAAAGTGGCAAGAGCAGAACAACCCACTATTCTTAGACGCCGAGCGCAAGCTACGCGACTTGGGGCTGGTAGGCGAAAGTTTGTCGGCGGCACTGCGTACACTGCTCTCAGGGTATCTAAAAGGTGAGAACATGTTGACGAGCTTGCGAAGTAGCTTTCCGGACGGATGGCAGGCAGTAGAGAGAGTGAAGTCTATGAAGGAGGACTTGCTTGCTCTCGAATACCCGCCGGGCGCAGCCGAAACACTGGGCGACGTAAAGTTGATCGCCGAGGAGTTGGCGAAGGAAATTTGCATGGCGGCGCCGACCGTCGACCAACAATCGGCGCGTGCGCTCGCGTGGTCAGCCGTTGCAGATTGGGTATTCCGCTGCCCGTTGGACTTTGTGGGTTCAGAATGACTTCGGTCGAAGCGGTGGAGGAACTATTCTCCGGCCGGTCCACGAGAATTGGGTTCAGGCGCAGGAATGATTCTATTCCTGGCGACTTGCGTATTTCATGGAGGTTGGCGGTTCTTTGTCTACTACTGGCTCGATTTCGAGCGAAGACGGCGAGGATCGAACATTTGCACACACTGTGGTGGGCGATACGCTCTGAGAACTCTCGCGACCTGATTATCCGGTGGTTCGACAATAAGCCCATACCAGATGAAATAATCGTCAGATTTGATCCCTCACTCACGCAGACGATCGACTTAGCTGTTGGTCAGGGTCTAGTTAAGTCCGACGGCCGTGGGAGTGTAAAGCTTTCTCCGACAGGCGTGGCGATGGCTCAGGCCGCAGGAACGAGAGACGGCGTTCTCGCAGACGAAAAGAGCTTTCTTGAAAGGCTACCTAGAAATATCTCACAAAAGGCGATGAAAGAGATGACGGAATGGCGTTAGATCCTGGCCTCAAAATCATCGCGGTGAGATTGGTCGTTGAGACTGTCTCGGGCGTACAGTTCGGGCATACATTCACATTTCAAGAGGGCCTAAATGTCATCCGTGGTGATAACACAAGCGGTAAATCGACGACCCTCCAAGCGATCGTCTATGCCCTGGGATTAGAAGGGATGCTGGGCGCATCGCACCAGATACCGTTACCGCATTCGATGACAGAGAAGCTCGCGTTTGATTCCGAGGAATTTGATGTCATCGAGTCGTATGTTGAACTTGAAGCAGCTAACAAGAATGGGCAATTTGTCACAGTTCGCAGATTCGTAAAGCATCCATCGGTGAATACGAAACTGATCAATGTGGCGATGGGGCCAGCGATTACAGAACCGAATGCTTACGAGTCGCGCGATTTCTTTGTTCGTCGTGCTGGCGGTGCTCAGCGTGAAGCCGGTTTTCACCACTTCTTAGCGGACTTCATTGGTTGGAAACTCCCAAACGTAACTCGAATGGATGGCTCAGAGATACCGTTGTACATGGAGACTTTGTTTCCGTACTTCTACGTTGAGCAAAAACACGGATGGTCCGGCGTGCAGGCGCGAATCCCAACGTACCTCGGCATTAGAGATGTGGGCAAGAGGTCGGCAGAATTCGTACTTAGGCTCCAAATATTTGACCTCATTTTAGAAAAACAGCGGATATCTTCTTCGGTCGCCGAATTGGAGGCGCAATGGCGTCAATCACTGCGTGACCTAGGGGAGGCTGCGGATGCTGCCGGCGTTACGCTGGCAAAGGTTCCGTCAACTCTCAAAGAGTCCTTGGAAGAAGATATTGCTGAGCCTCTGACCGTTGTCGAGGGTGATTGGGTGGCGCTTGATGAAGCGATACCTCGGCTACGCGATCAGCTTTCGGCCATGATGGCTCGGTCTGTTCCGGCGGTGAGGGATGTATCGACGCAACTTGATACCGATGTCGCTGCCGAGGAGGACGCCATCAATGACCGACTAGTTGAAGTCGCAGTTATTGTAAATCAGCGAGAAGAATTTCGCCGCCGGCGTAATCAGTTGGAGCTTCGAATTGATGCCCTCGAAGCCGATCTTCAAAAACACAAGGACGCTCGTACTCTCGTTGAACTAGGTGCAAATTTCGCGACAGAATTACTTGGAGAAAACATCTGTCCGACATGTCACCAGGATGTTCACGATGGTATGGATATCTCGTCACACGTAATGGCTGTTCAAGAGAACATTGATTTCATCGGCCGTGAATTGACGACACTGCGTTCAGCGTTGAACGATATTGAGAGTTCGGGTTCCGCTCTGCGCGTTCGTGAACGGAGTGCTCGCACCGCACTGATAGACGCGCGGCGAAGGGTCCGCGCGCTTCGTGAGACGCTTGTGAGTGCTGATAGTGCGCCATCCGCGATTGATGTGGCAAATCGACTACAGCTACAAGACCGTGTTGAGCGGCTAGAGGAGAGTGGTCGCCAAATTGCTGGCTTGCGTCAAGGACTTGTGTCGACTGCGCAGCACTGGCAAAAGCAACGTGAATTGCTTCGGTCGGTGAATGTCAACGATTTGCATGGCACGGACCTGACGAAAATACTCGCGCTTGAGACATACCTCAGATCACAACTTGTGCGCTACGGTTTCAGCTCTTTGAGTACTAGCGAAGTTGACATTAGCCGGGAGACCTACAGGCCGGCTCACGAAGGATTCGATTTAGGATTCGACTTGTCCGCTAGTGATATGATTCGCGTGATTTGGGCATATTTGATGGGCATTCTCAGGGTTGCCGACGAATATGGCGGGAACCATCTCAATCTGTTGATTTTCGATGAGCCGAAACAGCAAGATACGGCGTCGGAAAGCTATCAAGAGCTTTTACAAGAGGCAGCAGGTCAGGGCGCGAGGGGTGCCCAGCTCATCTTCGCAACGAGCGAGAATCTCGACAGTCTGCTCGCGATGTTGGGCGATACGGCGTACCACTTGCAGGACATCGGCGCAGGTAAAAAGTTGTTGCGCCCCATCACAAGTTCCTGACCTGACGAACGGCGAGTTTTCTAGAGCGAGAGCAGCCGCTTGCAGATTGAGGCGCAACTCTATCGCGGTAAAGGGGCACCCCCGCCCTTGGACGGATGTATGAGTCAGCGTCCGTCCGTCCGCTGCCCGAACCTCACGCCTTTTTAGGGGGTGCATGGGGACGGACGTTGAACATTTGTCCTGGCCGGGTGTTTTCTGCTGGTGGTCGCCTGACTCCGTTAATAAGGTGATCGCGACAACCGGTCAGGTACTGGCAGATGCGAAGGCCGAGGGGATCGTTTCGCGTAACGTCGCTGAGTCAGTGAATCGCGTATCGGTGCCACATGTATCGGTGCCACATAAGGATGCCGATACCTGTACAGAGGCCGAGGTCAGCACCTTTCTCGGGGCAATCGAAGGCCATCGCCTTGCCCACGCTTGGGAACTAGCGCTTTCCGGCCTGCGCCGTGGAGAGCTGGCCGGCCTTCGCTGGCTGGATTTTGACTTCGACGCGAAAATGCTTGCGATTGCTAACAAGCGCGTCGCGGCCCGCGGACGCACCGTCGAGAACGACCCGAAGTCTGCGGCGCCGCGCCGTATGCTGCCCCTCCAGGAATGGCTCGTCAACGTCCTGCGGTCTGCTAAGGCCCAGCAGGCGGCCCGAACGCTTGGCGCTCGGGGCGAGTATTGGCGAATGGGCGTACGTAGTCAGCAATGAGGTCGGCGAGCCGTACGCACCTGGCGTTCTATCGCGCTATTGGCGAGACACTGTGAAAGCCGCAGGCATCCGCCACATTAAGTTGCACGCGGCGCGGCACACATGCGCGACGCTGATGCATCTGCAGGTTGTCCCAGCGGCGGTGATTGCAGCATGGATCGGGCACAAGGACGCCACGCTCACGATGAAGCTGTATGCGCATTCTCAGGATGACGTATTGAAGGCAGCGGGGGCGACGTTGAACCCGGGTTGTCACAACTCGTGACACCGACGTGGTCTAGTCGAACAGTTCGAACAGCGTTTCCGCAGTTCACACGTGGAGCCGATGACGGGAATCGAACCCGCGTATTCAGCTTGGGAAGCTGATGTTCTGCCATTGAACTACATCGGCGTTGCTGCCTTGGAAGGCTAACACTCGGTTGCGGGCGGCGGTGCGGGGGTGAGCGCCCCCGGCCTCACGTCATCCCCGCCCGGGCGGCCGGCATTCGACGCCAGGGTTCTGGCAGTACATCCCGACGCCGCCGCGAACAACAGAGCCGCCCTGCACGTTCGACTGAGACAGCTCGTTGCCGGGGGAAGACAGAGCCGGAATCTGCGCCGAGATGAAGTCGTCGATGATCGGTGAAGGCCCACCCGGAAGGGGATTTGGGTCGGACGGATCCGCATTCGCGGCCGCCGCGCCTCCCAGCACCGAGAGGGTGCCGAGAGCGCCGATCGCCAGGGCGTGGGCGAAGCGTTGCCGCATCATCGCCTCCCTGGAGTCGTCGCTGGTAATTCGCCGGGTGAAGCCCCAGGCTACCCCCGGCCACCGCCGGGAAGGCGGCGCAATATCGCGGAGCGGTTACGAACGCAAAACGGTATTTGCCGAGGTGCCTCGCGTAATCAGGATCTGTTCCCAGCCGTCCCTAGCGTATCGATCATGGTGTCGGCCACGTCAGTCCTTTGTCGGGTGGTGATTCTCGCCTGCGTGGGTTGTCTGGTGGCGCCGCCGGCTGGTGCCGATCCCGCCCCCGACGCTGTCCCGGTGGCTGCGGAGGTGCCTCCGAAAGAACCTGCCACCGTCCGCACCCCGGATGGCTGGACACTGACCGTCGGCACCAGGGATGAGGCGCAGGTTCCGGTGGCGCCGTTGACCACCGCGATCTCGTCTCGCGAGTACGTGTCCAGCGGAACATACTTCGCCGAGCTGATCGCTCCCGAGGGAGAGGCGCCAGCGGGAGTCCTGGAGGCGGGGTACCAGATCGGCTGTGGAATCGACATGAGTACCGCCAACGGCGTCACCATGTCCGGTTCCGCCGGCATGGTCCCGGGGCTGGGCGCGATGGTGCCGATCCCGCCGGGGCCGGCTGCCCCGTTCCAGTTGCTGCCGGCTCTCGCCACCCCGGTCACCGGTGTGGTCACCGTCGGGCTCAAACCTGGCCTGGTGTTCATCGTGCCGGTGCATCAGAAGGTGTTCAAGGGAGCCCATCCCTGGGTCATGATCAGCGAGTTCCACGTCAAGATCGACGGTTGTGTGGGGCAGTCGTTCATTCGCTCCTACGCGGTGCTCACCCGCGAGACCGAGGAATCCGACGTAGTGCTGTCCTACGTCGGGGCCACCACGACTGTCTGATCGCGATTCCGCGGCGCCACGCCGTGCACCAGAACCCGCCGGGCAGCGGATACGCTCGTGCCGTGCTGCTCTCCGATCGCGATCTGCGGGCCGAAATCGCCGCCGGCAGGCTGGGTATCAACCCCTTCGACGACGCTCTGGTCCAGCCCTCCAGCGTGGACGTTCGCCTCGACAGCCTGTTTCGGGTGTTCAACAACACCCGCTATACCCACATCGACCCTGCCAAGCAGCAGGACGAGTTGACCACGCTGGTCGAGCCCAAACCCGGCGAGCCGTTTGTGCTGCACCCCGGCGAGTTCGTGCTGGGTTCCACCCTGGAGTGCTGCACCCTGCCCGACGATCTGGCCGGCCGGCTGGAGGGAAAGTCGAGCCTGGGCCGGCTGGGTCTGCTGACGCACTCCACGGCGGGATTCATCGACCCCGGCTTCTCGGGCCACATCACTCTGGAGCTTTCCAACGTCGCGAATCTGCCGATCACACTGTGGCCGGGCATGAAGATCGGCCAGCTCTGCCTGCTGCGGCTCACGTCGCCGGCCGAGCACCCGTATGGCAGCACGCGCGTAGGGTCGAAATATCAGGGCCAGCGCGGGCCGACGCCGTCGCGCTCGTACCAGAACTTCATCAAGTCTGATTAGCCCTCGGATGTGACGGCCGCTCCGCGGCTGCGATGAAGCCGGTTTCGGCCAGCCCTGGTGGGGGAATGGGTCGGTGACGCCGGACGAAGAGCAGCAGGGGAGGTTGCGTGGACATCGTTTTGGGAGTGTCAGTGGCGCCCTCGGCGGTCCGCATGGTGTTGGTGGAAGGCCAAAGCGCCGACGGGGTCACCGTCGAGCACGACGACTTCGACGTCAGCGCCGACACCCAAACCGCCCCGGAGCGGGTGGTCTCAGCGATCCTGGGCACCCGCGAGGGCGCCCGCGAAGGCGGCTATCAGCTCAGCTCCACCGGCGTGACCTGGAGCCATCCCGCCGAGGCGACCGCGCTGCGTGAGGCGCTGGCGGGCCGCAAGGTAGAGAACGTGATGCTGGTGTCGGCGTTCCTGGCCGCGGCCGCGCTGGCCCAGTCGGTGGGCAGTACGACGCGTTACACCCGCACGGCGCTGTTGTTCGTCGAGCCCGAGACCGCCACGCTGGCCGTCGTCAGTTCCGACGACGGTTCGATCACCGAGGTCCATCGCCAGGCGCTGTCCCCTGATGACGAGAGTGCGGTCGCGGAGATCACCGACCTGGCGGCCGGTGCCCAGCGGCTCGAGTCGCAGCCCGACGGTCTGTTCGTGGTGGGTTCGGGCGTAAACGTGGCGCTGATCAAACCGGAGTTGGAGAAGGCCACGCCCTTGCCGGTCAGCGTGCCGGAGGAGCCGGACATGGCGCTGGCCCGCGGCGCTGCATTGGCCAGCGCCCATGCGCCCCTGTTCTCGTCGTCCACCCAGGCGCAGGCCTGGGCGCAGGATCCGGGCACCGGTGCATGGGATCCGGCGCTGGTCGGCGGCGGCCACGCCTACCTCGCGCCGGGAGAGGTGGACTACAACCTCACGGCCAGTAACGAGCCGCTGGCGTACAGCGCGATGCCTGAGGTCGCCGATGATCCCGAGCTCGTCGACTCTGGGCTGCTCGACTTCAGCACCGGGATCCAGCCGCGCGAGCGCAAACCGATGCTGGTCACCGGTGGGGTAGCGGCGCTCTTCGTCGTGGGGGTGCTGGGACTGGCGATCGCGCTGGCCGTGGGTATGCGCGCGGCCAACACGTCCCGCCCCGACGTGCGGGCCAACGTCGTCACCCATCAGGCGCCGCCGCCGAAGGCTGTCGTCCCGCCTGCTCCCGCGCCGCCGGCGGCCCCGCCCGTGCCTGCCGTCGAACCAGCGCCACCGCGGGCGCCCGCTCCCGCGCCTGCCCAGCGGGTCCCCGAGCCGCTGCCGGTGGCTCCGGCTCCGGTGCCCGTTCCTGTGCCGGTGGCTCCGCCGCCCCCGCCACCGGTGCTGCCGCCCCCGCCGTTGCCCAAACTCGGTATTCCGGGCCTGCCCGGCGGCCCACCGCTGTTCGGCCCGCCCAAGGGGGGTTGGGGGCCTGGCGACAGAGGACGCGGTGGGGGCCGTGGCCCAGGTGGCGGCAAGGGGCCCGGCAAAGGACCCGGCGGCGGGCATGGGCGCGGCGGCGGCCCCTTCCCGTTCCCGCTGCCCGGCCTACATTTTTAGGTGGGGATCTCGCCCGCACGCTTGTAAGATTGACTAAGAAGTCGCCGACCCTAGTGGAGGAGGTGCGGTGGACATCGTTTTGGGGGTCTCGATGGCGCCGCCATCGGTACGCATGGTCCTGGTCGAGGGGGAACGCGCCTCAGGCGTCACCGTCGACGAGGACGGATTTGAGGTGGACGCCGACTCTCCGGTACTGCCCCATCAGATCGTGTCGGCCATCCTGGGCACCCAGGAAAGCGCCCGCGAGAGCGGCTACCGGCTGGCCTCGACCGGGGTGACCGTCGCCGACCCGCTCCAGGCCGGACAGTTGCGCGACGCCCTGGCCGGCCATCGGGTCGAGAACGTGATGCTGGTGTCGGCGTTCTTGGCCGCCGCCGCCCTGGCGCAGACGGTGGGTGGATCAGTCGGCTATGAGCACACCGCCCTGATGTTCATCGAGCCCGACGGGGCGACCCTGGCCGTCGTCGACTCTTCAGACGGCTCGATCGCCGATGTGCAGCGGGTGGCGCTGCCCTCCGACGACGCCGCCGCCATGGGCGCGCTGACCCGGCTGGCCGCTGCGGCCGGCCGACTGTCCCCGCGCCCCGATGGCCTCTTCGTCGTCGGCTCCGGTGTCAACGTCGGCATGGTCAAACCGGAGTTGGACGCAGCCAGCGCCATCCCGGTCAGCGTCCCCGAAGAACCCGAGACCGCCCTGGCACGGGGCGCGGCGCTGGCCAGTGCCCACGCGCCGCTGTTCGATTCCTCGACCTCGGCGCTGGCGTGGGCGCGCGACCCCGGCACCGGCGTGATCGACCCGGAGCTGGTTGCGCTTGGTTACGCCTGCCCGGCCGACTATGACGCGACCATGGGCGAGTTCGCGCTGGCCTACAGCGCGGTGCCCGACGACGCCTACAGCGGCTACCTGGACTTCGCCGGAGACGATGCTGTCGAGGATGTCGTCGGCTCCGACGACGAGTTCTACCCGCCGAGTTCCGAACTGCGCCTCATCGAGGAGGACAGCGCACCGATTCGTAGGCGCCCCTTCCTGCTGGCTGGAAGCGGCTTGGCGGCGTTCTTCGTCGTCGGTGTCTGCAGTCTGGTGGTCGCACTGGCGGTCAGTATTCGGCCCACCGCCGCAGACCACCCACCGCCCACCGGGCACCTCGTCGGACCCGCTCAACAGGCCCCGGCCCCGGCGCCCGCCCCCGAAGCCGCGCCGGTGCCGGCCCCCGCGCCACCACCGGCGGCCCCGCCGGCGGTCAAGGTCCCGGTTGCTCGACCTGCCCCCGCCGCCCCGGCGCCTGCGCCTGCCCCCGCCGCCCCGGCACCGAAAGCGCCGGCACCCGCGCAGGTGGCTCCGGCCCCGATACCGGTGCCCGTTCCGATCCAGGTGCCTGCACCGGTCGAGATTCCCGCCCCGGCGGCCCCGGTACCCGCCGCTCCGGCTCCGCCGCCGCTGATCCAGCAACCCGAGCTGCCGCCGTTCCTGCGTCCGCCGGCGCAGAAACCGCCGTCCAACAACGGCGGCAATCCCTCGTGGTTGCCGGGCAACAACAACGGCGGCGGGAACAAGGGGGGCAACCCCTCGTGGCTGCCCGACAACGATGGCGGCGGCAAAAAGGGCGGAAACCCCTCCCCGTGGCTGCCCGGCGTCGGCTCCAACGGTGGCGGGAACCCGTGGTTTCCGGGCCTCGGTGGCAACTCCGGCGGACGCGGCGGCACCGGCGGAGGCTCCTGGTTCCCCGGCCTCGGCGGCGGTGGCGGCGGCAAAGGCGGGGGAGGCGGCGGAGGCGGCGGAGGCGGCTGGCCCTTCTGAGCCACCGGTCTATCCACTAGCCTGGCGGCGTGGATTACGCCGCAGCATTGCTTGCTCAGACGCGTGCGTTCGGGGAGTTGTTCCGAGTAGGCGATCCCGAGCTGGCTATCCCGACCTGCCCGGAATGGAATCTGAACCAACTGTTCCGGCACTTTGGGCGGGGAAACCGTTGGTCAGCACAGATTGTCGCTGATCAGATGGACGGCCCACTGGATCCGCGCGAGGTCGCCGGCGGCAAGCCGCCCGCCGAGACCACCGCGGCGATCGACTGGCTGAACGACGGTGCACAGGTGGTGCTCGACGCTGTCGCCAAGACCGGGCCGGACACACCGGTCTGGACCTTCCTGGGCCCGCGCCCGGCGTCATGGTGGGTGCGTCGGCGGCTGCACGAAGCCACGGTGCATCGCGCCGACGCCGCCCTGGCCCTCGGGGGCGAGTTCACGCTGGCTCTGGAGTTGGCCGCCGACGGGATCGGTGAGTTGCTGGATTTGTTGCCCGCCGTCGTGGCACGCAACGCCGATGCCCTGCCACTGGCCGACGGCCAGAGTGTGCATCTGCACGCCACTGATGACGGGCTCGGATCGGCCGGTGAGTGGACCATCGGCCGGCCCACCGGCACCGACACCGTGCGCTGGGCGCATGAGCACGGCAAAGCGACGGTGGCGTTGCGCGGTTGCGCGCGTGACCTGTTTCTGGTGGCAACGCGCCGGGTCCCGGTGGCCGATACCGACATCACGGTGTTCGGTGACGCCGCGGTGTGGCAGAAGTGGGTCGAGCACACCGCCTTCTGAAATCGCGGTAGTTTTGGCGACCATGAGCACATCGGAGATCGCAACGGTCCTCGCCTGGCATGACGCCCTGGCCGCCGGTGACCTGGACACCCTGGAGCAACTGTCCAGCGACGACATCGAGGTGGCTGACGCCGACGGGGCCGGGCAAGGCCACCAGGCCTTGCGCCGGTGGGCCGAGACGGCCGCGGTCAACGCCGGTATCGGCCGAATGTATGTGCACGACGGCGTGGTGGTGGCCGAGCTGACCCCCGCGGGCCACGGGGTTGCATTCCGGGTGGTGAACGACCACGTCACCGCGGTGTTCCGCCACGCCGACCTGGACGGCGCCTTGGCCGCCACCGACCTCACCGAGGCCGATCGGGTCGACTAACCCGTTAGGCTGAGCGGCATGCGCGGGATCATCCTGGCCGGTGGCTCCGGCACCCGCCTGCATCCGATCACCATGGGCGTCAGCAAGCAGCTGCTGCCGGTGTACGACAAACCGCTGGTGTACTACCCGCTGTGCACGCTGATGCTGGCGGGCATTCGGGATATTCAGGTGATCACCACCGGTCACGATGCGCCGGCCTTTCAGCGGCTGCTGGGCGATGGCAGCGCATTCGGCGTCGACCTCAGCTACGCCATCCAGGACCAGCCCGACGGACTGGCGCGGGCTTTCGTGATCGGTGCCGACCACATCGGTACTGACTCTGTCGCATTGGTGCTGGGGGACAACATTTTTTACGGCGCCGGCTTGGGAACCAGCCTGAGGCGCCACGAATCCCCATCCGGTGCAGTAATTTTCGCGTATTGGATGGCGGATCCTTCGGCGTACGGGGTGATCGAGTTCGACGCCGACGGCTCGGCAGTTTCGGTGGTGGAGAAGCCAACCCGGCCCAACTCCCACTACGCGATACCCGGTCTGTACTTCTATGACAACGACGTCGT is a window encoding:
- a CDS encoding AAA family ATPase, encoding MALDPGLKIIAVRLVVETVSGVQFGHTFTFQEGLNVIRGDNTSGKSTTLQAIVYALGLEGMLGASHQIPLPHSMTEKLAFDSEEFDVIESYVELEAANKNGQFVTVRRFVKHPSVNTKLINVAMGPAITEPNAYESRDFFVRRAGGAQREAGFHHFLADFIGWKLPNVTRMDGSEIPLYMETLFPYFYVEQKHGWSGVQARIPTYLGIRDVGKRSAEFVLRLQIFDLILEKQRISSSVAELEAQWRQSLRDLGEAADAAGVTLAKVPSTLKESLEEDIAEPLTVVEGDWVALDEAIPRLRDQLSAMMARSVPAVRDVSTQLDTDVAAEEDAINDRLVEVAVIVNQREEFRRRRNQLELRIDALEADLQKHKDARTLVELGANFATELLGENICPTCHQDVHDGMDISSHVMAVQENIDFIGRELTTLRSALNDIESSGSALRVRERSARTALIDARRRVRALRETLVSADSAPSAIDVANRLQLQDRVERLEESGRQIAGLRQGLVSTAQHWQKQRELLRSVNVNDLHGTDLTKILALETYLRSQLVRYGFSSLSTSEVDISRETYRPAHEGFDLGFDLSASDMIRVIWAYLMGILRVADEYGGNHLNLLIFDEPKQQDTASESYQELLQEAAGQGARGAQLIFATSENLDSLLAMLGDTAYHLQDIGAGKKLLRPITSS
- a CDS encoding site-specific integrase; this translates as MIATTGQVLADAKAEGIVSRNVAESVNRVSVPHVSVPHKDADTCTEAEVSTFLGAIEGHRLAHAWELALSGLRRGELAGLRWLDFDFDAKMLAIANKRVAARGRTVENDPKSAAPRRMLPLQEWLVNVLRSAKAQQAARTLGARGEYWRMGVRSQQ
- a CDS encoding tyrosine-type recombinase/integrase, giving the protein MALGASIGEWAYVVSNEVGEPYAPGVLSRYWRDTVKAAGIRHIKLHAARHTCATLMHLQVVPAAVIAAWIGHKDATLTMKLYAHSQDDVLKAAGATLNPGCHNS
- a CDS encoding MspA family porin, with the protein product MVSATSVLCRVVILACVGCLVAPPAGADPAPDAVPVAAEVPPKEPATVRTPDGWTLTVGTRDEAQVPVAPLTTAISSREYVSSGTYFAELIAPEGEAPAGVLEAGYQIGCGIDMSTANGVTMSGSAGMVPGLGAMVPIPPGPAAPFQLLPALATPVTGVVTVGLKPGLVFIVPVHQKVFKGAHPWVMISEFHVKIDGCVGQSFIRSYAVLTRETEESDVVLSYVGATTTV
- the dcd gene encoding dCTP deaminase, with the protein product MLLSDRDLRAEIAAGRLGINPFDDALVQPSSVDVRLDSLFRVFNNTRYTHIDPAKQQDELTTLVEPKPGEPFVLHPGEFVLGSTLECCTLPDDLAGRLEGKSSLGRLGLLTHSTAGFIDPGFSGHITLELSNVANLPITLWPGMKIGQLCLLRLTSPAEHPYGSTRVGSKYQGQRGPTPSRSYQNFIKSD
- a CDS encoding DUF7159 family protein; the protein is MDIVLGVSVAPSAVRMVLVEGQSADGVTVEHDDFDVSADTQTAPERVVSAILGTREGAREGGYQLSSTGVTWSHPAEATALREALAGRKVENVMLVSAFLAAAALAQSVGSTTRYTRTALLFVEPETATLAVVSSDDGSITEVHRQALSPDDESAVAEITDLAAGAQRLESQPDGLFVVGSGVNVALIKPELEKATPLPVSVPEEPDMALARGAALASAHAPLFSSSTQAQAWAQDPGTGAWDPALVGGGHAYLAPGEVDYNLTASNEPLAYSAMPEVADDPELVDSGLLDFSTGIQPRERKPMLVTGGVAALFVVGVLGLAIALAVGMRAANTSRPDVRANVVTHQAPPPKAVVPPAPAPPAAPPVPAVEPAPPRAPAPAPAQRVPEPLPVAPAPVPVPVPVAPPPPPPVLPPPPLPKLGIPGLPGGPPLFGPPKGGWGPGDRGRGGGRGPGGGKGPGKGPGGGHGRGGGPFPFPLPGLHF
- a CDS encoding DUF7159 family protein, with translation MDIVLGVSMAPPSVRMVLVEGERASGVTVDEDGFEVDADSPVLPHQIVSAILGTQESARESGYRLASTGVTVADPLQAGQLRDALAGHRVENVMLVSAFLAAAALAQTVGGSVGYEHTALMFIEPDGATLAVVDSSDGSIADVQRVALPSDDAAAMGALTRLAAAAGRLSPRPDGLFVVGSGVNVGMVKPELDAASAIPVSVPEEPETALARGAALASAHAPLFDSSTSALAWARDPGTGVIDPELVALGYACPADYDATMGEFALAYSAVPDDAYSGYLDFAGDDAVEDVVGSDDEFYPPSSELRLIEEDSAPIRRRPFLLAGSGLAAFFVVGVCSLVVALAVSIRPTAADHPPPTGHLVGPAQQAPAPAPAPEAAPVPAPAPPPAAPPAVKVPVARPAPAAPAPAPAPAAPAPKAPAPAQVAPAPIPVPVPIQVPAPVEIPAPAAPVPAAPAPPPLIQQPELPPFLRPPAQKPPSNNGGNPSWLPGNNNGGGNKGGNPSWLPDNDGGGKKGGNPSPWLPGVGSNGGGNPWFPGLGGNSGGRGGTGGGSWFPGLGGGGGGKGGGGGGGGGGGWPF